A stretch of DNA from Nitrosopumilus zosterae:
ATCATCAGCTCAAAAGCTGAAACAGAAAGCACAGTAAAAGAATCAAAACAAGACATTTCAAAATCATTCAAAAATACATTCAACTTTGAAGTTCCAAAGAAAACAGAGACAAAACCAATTGAGATTCCTGCAACAAAATCAAGACAATCATTTGAGTTAACTACATTAACAAACATTACAAGAAAAGAACCAAAGTTTCCACTCTTTGAAAAAGAAGAAAAACAAGTCGTAAAACCAATGCCACAGCCAAGAGTGATGCAAACAGAACTAATCAAACCAAAAGAAGAGATAGTTGAAGAAATTATTCAACCAAAACCAAAAGTTGAGGATAAAATTGAGATTATTCAATCAGTTACTCCAAAACCAGAAGTAAACTTTGAAACTAAACCGGATATTAACAAAGAAGTAGCAAAAATTACCGAGCATAAAGCATTACCAGAACCAGAAAAACCAAAGACTACAACACTAGATGATGACTTTGATGATGATACAGATGATTTAGATAAAATCAAAGGAAACATCATGAGAGTATTATCAAAGCTTGATCAAGCAGAGGTAGAGTGATTGTCTTACGATGATGCCATTGCGGCATTGTCAAATGATGCATTAAAGTTAGTTAAAGACAATTACATCGTTGGATTGGGAAGTGGCAGAGCAGCTACTACACTTGTAAAATCACTTGGAAAACTAATCAGAATAAAAAATTACAATATTAGAGGAGTTCCTACATCTTTGCAAATCAAATTGGTTGCAGAAAAAGTTGGCATTCCACTTGTAGAAGCTGATCAGGTGAGCCACATTGATGTTGTTTTTGATGGTGCAGATCAAATTGATTCTCAAAAATATGTTATCAAGGGAGGGGGCGGTGCACTACTACGAGAAAATATTTTGTTTAGCCTTGCAAAAAAAGTAATTGTCATGGCAGATAGTACAAAATTTGTAAAAAACTTTACAAGATCTGTTCCAGTAGAAGTTCATCCACTTGCAAGAAATTCAGTAATATCATCAATTCAAAAACTAGGAGGAAAAGCACAATTACGTTCGCTTGACAGAGGATATCCATTCTTTACAGAAAATGGAAATATCATTTTGGATTGTGATTTTGGAACAATAAAGAACCCTAAAGTCATCACTCAAAAAATCAAGCAAATCACAGGGGTTTTAGAGTCAGGAATTTTCCTGAGAAAACCAGACATTATTTACAGAGCCAAAACTGGCGGTAAATTTGACATACTATAGAAAGAGATAATTCAGATTTGTAAGAATTTCGTTGTCAAACAGTAAGATAATTCTAATAAGTTACAACATGTCATAAATATGACAACATTAAAATATCAAAAAAAGGTTAATCTCGACAATGCAAATTGCAACTTTTCAGCCAGATGAGTTACAATCAAAACCAAAATCAGAAAGACAAATTACATATTTTTGCAGATTGTGCAGACAATACAAAATTAAAACAAGAAAAGCTCATCTGCAAAATTTCCATAATGCAAATAGAGATACTGTTACAAAAAGAAGCAACAATGATCTAGTTGACGTAATTTTCATTGAATCAAAATGATTTTTGAAAAATAGAAAAAAATTATTGTACAGACACTGATTTTTTGGCCTGTACTTTAGTTGGTGTTGATTTGGGCAAGACGATATCCAACACTCCATCTGTGAGTTTTGCCTTTGCTTGTCCAGAAACTACTTTTTCTGAAAGTGGCAATGTTCTATAATAGGAGACTTGGCTACGTTCCTTTCTCAGATAGTTCTTTTTCTTTTCTTCTGATTCTTCTTTGTGTTCAGCAGATACTTCTAAGGAATTATCTGTCACGTTTAGCTTGATGTCTTTTTTCTGAATTCCCGGAACATTCATCTTTACTCTGAGTTGTTTTCCCTCATCAATTACATCACACGAAGTCTCTTGCATATGTGGGAATCTAGGCATTGAAATCGAAGGAAATGATGAAAATGATTTTTCAAGATCCCTCCTAAAATTTTCAAAGGTTTTGTCCAGTTCTTCCCAACTAGAATGCCACGGAGAAATTCCACGTGAAGATTTCTTTGGTGTATTTTTAGAAACCATGTATTATGTTTTTTTTGGATATACTTATTGTATGAATTTGATTCTCAAATATGGAAATTAATATCTGCTGATAAGAACCAAACTCCATTAAAAATGCCAAATTCACGACTATGAGAAAAATTTCCAGAGAGGAAACATTTGAGTAAAATTATGTAGATTAATTTGCATTTTTAGCAATTAAAACACTGTGAATTCCAAATTAATTTAAAATTCAGTTACTGGTTTCAGGATTTTCATGTCTTATAGAATTCATAAACTCAGGATTCTCCAACATTAATTTTATCATTTGTTGGCGTAAATCTTCATCATCCATTATTGCATCAAGCATTGGATCCATTAGTTGGTATGACATTTGAGCCAAGTGAGTTGGGTTTTGAATCATCAGCCTATGCATATCATTGCTCATTCCAGAATTCACCCATATCGCATGAATCACATCCATCATTCTATCTGAATTTTCAAACCCCATTGAAGGAGAACTAGTGTGCATTTGATAATTTGGACACCACGAACATGTACTATGCATTCCAGAATTCATCATTTCATGATGAACTGAATCCATCCATTCTGAATGCATTTTTAGAGAATTTTCCATTTTAGAGTGACTCTTCATAGATTCAATCATTTTTTCACGCAATTGCGGCTCACTTGTCATCGGACCCAACATATTTTTCATCAATTCAGGTTCTTCCTTCATTTGAGAAACCCAATCACTCATGGTATGCATCAGAATACTAGGATTTTTCTGCATCATCTCATGCCAATGATACATTAGTTTTTCATTTGCGACCATGTTTTGCATGAGTTGGTTCATCATGTCTGGACGTTTGCTCATTATTGATGAATCATAGTTCCCATACCCTCGATCTATTAGTTTAAGGTACGTAGATGGCATAACGCATGAAGGAGTACCATCATTTTTTTGGATCAAAAGATGTCCAGATTTACATAAAACAGAATCAGGATCTGCGTATTTTTTCCATTGATGGTGTGGCGACATGTTTTGCTGAGCAA
This window harbors:
- the rpiA gene encoding ribose-5-phosphate isomerase RpiA codes for the protein MSYDDAIAALSNDALKLVKDNYIVGLGSGRAATTLVKSLGKLIRIKNYNIRGVPTSLQIKLVAEKVGIPLVEADQVSHIDVVFDGADQIDSQKYVIKGGGGALLRENILFSLAKKVIVMADSTKFVKNFTRSVPVEVHPLARNSVISSIQKLGGKAQLRSLDRGYPFFTENGNIILDCDFGTIKNPKVITQKIKQITGVLESGIFLRKPDIIYRAKTGGKFDIL
- a CDS encoding Hsp20/alpha crystallin family protein, whose product is MVSKNTPKKSSRGISPWHSSWEELDKTFENFRRDLEKSFSSFPSISMPRFPHMQETSCDVIDEGKQLRVKMNVPGIQKKDIKLNVTDNSLEVSAEHKEESEEKKKNYLRKERSQVSYYRTLPLSEKVVSGQAKAKLTDGVLDIVLPKSTPTKVQAKKSVSVQ